The genomic DNA ACTGCTGCCGGTCCTGGCGCTGGGGTTCCTGATCGGGGTCGCGCTCGTCGGACGACTGTCCGACCGCGGCTTCGAAACGATGGTGCTCGGGTTTCTCGTGCTCGTCGGACTGTTGGGGGTCGGCGCGGCGCTTCGGTAGACGCGCCGACTCCCGGACGATCATCGCGCGTTCGGCGTCTCGAGCAGGTTACGGGCAGTCGCAGTACAACGCGTCCATCTCGGTGACCGATTGCAGCGGCGGGAGGCTCGGCGCCGCGTTCCCCGACCGCTGCGGCCGGCTCCTCGTGCGGGTGACCATCATCAACGCCACTCCCAGCAAGACGATCCCGGTCGCCAGGAGCGTGCTGGGTGTGACGCGTTCATGGAGCATCTGCCAGCCCACGAAGACCGCGACCACCGGGGCGACGTACGCGACGGTCGACGAGATTGTGATCGGGAGTTCGGACAGGAGCCACGTGTAGGCAATGAAGCCGATCAGGCTGCTGAACATCGTGAGATAGACGAGGGCCAGTCCCGCGTCCCAGGTCCAGTGGACGCGCCGAATCTCGCCGGTGGTGAGCGCGGCCGCGAGCAGGATGACTCCGGCGGCAAGCATTTGCATGCTCGCGGAGAGGGCGGGACTCCGTGGGAGCGCGACTCTGGGCGTGTACACCGAGCCGACCGCCCACGAAATCGCCGCCGCGACGCCCACGGTCACGCCGATCGGGCTGAAGTGATCCGCGTGCGTTGGATGCACGAGCAAGGCAAGGCCGCCAAGACCGATGACGAGCCCGATCGCCGTGGGCCACGCGATGCGCTCTCGCCACACTCCGTAGCTGATCAACAACGCCCACGCCGGCGACGTCGAGACCAGAAGCGCGGCGGTGCCCGACGGCAGCGACTGCTCGGCGAACGCCACCCCGCCGATGCCTCCCACGATGACGGCCCCGCCGATGAAGAAGGCGCTTCGCCAGTGGCGCCACTCAAGATGCTCTCCGCTGCGCGCTTCTCTCCAGGAGGACCATGCGTACAGGAGCGCGCCCGCGACGATCCAGCGGATCGCCAGCAGCGCAAACGGAGGCATCGCCTCCATTGCGATCTTGATGGCGGCGAAACTCGAGCCCCACAACGCATAGACGGTGAGGAGGACGAGCACGATCGTGGCTGTCGATGATTGCCGATGTGCCATCATGACACACGGACCTCCACTTCTCCGGACGCGTGGATCACGCTCGCGAACCTGCGAGGACTGCCGAACGCGGGATAACCCACGAATCAGTGGTTACGGGTTATAGACTAATGCAACATCCATAACTTGTCAATAACCTATTGATGGTTAGTGCGGGTTGGGGGGGTTTTGGTTGTGCGCGTCGCGAGACGAGCAGGTAGGAGCCTTCGCGAAGACGCGGATGCTCCTCAAGCGCATCTTCAAGCGCCGTTTGCATCCAATGCGAGTGCCGTTTCCCCTACCTGAACGAACGACGAGAGGCCGCGTCTGTCTACCATCGAGACCGATCGTGGGCTGGTCGGCGACTCGACCGGTGTCAGCCGCGGTTCGAAAAGAGACAAGCGATGGCGGCGCGAGTTCGCTGGGCAGCGGAAATTTTCCCGCGGTGCGGATTCACTTGCGGCTTGCCGTCCGGTGCGCTACGTCGCACTGAAGTCAGCCGCCGAAGACGAACCGCTGCGATGCAACGTAGAGTAGAAATATTCCGCCCGGAGGAGTTGCACGTAACTCCGAGAACAGCCTCAGGTGGAAACGGCGTCGCCCAAGCGGCGCAGCACATGCTAGAGGAGGCGCGATATGAGAGCTCGTGGCCCGCGCGTGATGGTGCTGGCCGGGATCGTCGTGGCGGCCCTCGCCTTTGGGGGCTTCGCGGCCGCGTCCGCCGCGACCGTCTCCGGCAAGCTCGAGATCTTCTCGTGGTGGACGGCCGGCGGAGAGGCCGACGCCCTGCAAGCGCTCTACAACGTCTACCAGAAGCAGTATCCGAACGTAAAGATCGTGAACGCGACGGTCGCGGGCGGCGCCGGCACGAATGCGAAGGCCGTGCTGAAGACGCGGATGCTCGGCGGGGACCCGCCGGACTCGTTCCAGGTCCACGCCGGCCACGAGCTGATCGACACTTGGGTCAAAGCTGGAAAGATGGAACCGCTGACGACCCTCTTCGCCTCGCAGGGTTGGCAGAAGGTGATGCCGCACGGTCTCATCGACATCCTGTCGTACCAGGGCCAGATCTGGTCGGTGCCGGTAGACATTCACCGCGCGAACCTGCTCTGGTACAACAAGAAAGTGTTCGCGAGCGCGGGGCTGCAGCCACCCACGACGTTCGACCAGTTCTTCAAGGACGCGGACGCGCTCAAGGCCAAGGGCATCTCGGCGTTCGTGCTCGGCGATAAGGAAGGGTGGGAGTCCGGTCACGCGTTCGAGACCGTCCTGATCGGGACGCTCGGACCGGACGCGTACAAGGGGTTGTGGACGGGGAAGACCCCCTGGACCGGCGCCGGCGTCGCCAAGGCGCTGCAGACGTTCAAGCGGATGCTCACCTACGCGAACAGCGACCACGCCGCGCTGACCTGGGACGAAGCGGCGCAGTACATCCAGAGCGGCAAGGGCGGCATGCAGATCATGGGCGACTGGGAAGCCGGGT from bacterium includes the following:
- a CDS encoding EamA family transporter; this encodes MMAHRQSSTATIVLVLLTVYALWGSSFAAIKIAMEAMPPFALLAIRWIVAGALLYAWSSWREARSGEHLEWRHWRSAFFIGGAVIVGGIGGVAFAEQSLPSGTAALLVSTSPAWALLISYGVWRERIAWPTAIGLVIGLGGLALLVHPTHADHFSPIGVTVGVAAAISWAVGSVYTPRVALPRSPALSASMQMLAAGVILLAAALTTGEIRRVHWTWDAGLALVYLTMFSSLIGFIAYTWLLSELPITISSTVAYVAPVVAVFVGWQMLHERVTPSTLLATGIVLLGVALMMVTRTRSRPQRSGNAAPSLPPLQSVTEMDALYCDCP
- a CDS encoding extracellular solute-binding protein — its product is MRARGPRVMVLAGIVVAALAFGGFAAASAATVSGKLEIFSWWTAGGEADALQALYNVYQKQYPNVKIVNATVAGGAGTNAKAVLKTRMLGGDPPDSFQVHAGHELIDTWVKAGKMEPLTTLFASQGWQKVMPHGLIDILSYQGQIWSVPVDIHRANLLWYNKKVFASAGLQPPTTFDQFFKDADALKAKGISAFVLGDKEGWESGHAFETVLIGTLGPDAYKGLWTGKTPWTGAGVAKALQTFKRMLTYANSDHAALTWDEAAQYIQSGKGGMQIMGDWEAGWFTSKNFSDYGWVPAPGNQRIYDTLSDSFGLPKGAKDRAAVMAWLTLLGSHTGQQTFNPPKGSICARTDCSPAAFSPYQQWAMQQWPTNTIVPSVIHGAAASEGWSTEYIDAIGLFVTSGDIAATQKTLQKACADAGVCK